The following DNA comes from Mycolicibacterium aromaticivorans JS19b1 = JCM 16368.
CATCGATAGGGGCGCATCGTTTCAATCTATGCAACACTGGCGGCCATGACGGAGCGGACCAGGTCCAGGGAGTGTTGTCGGTTCTAGCCGACCCCCGATCTGACCCTGCAACGTGCGGAAAGTTTCTCGTCATGCCGTATTCGGGCGCTGCCCCTTCACTTGCCACCTTCCCGTCCATCGCACCAGCGGTGTCCGCACCCACCCGGCTACGGTTACCCGACCTGATGCACGCCACCGATCGGTACGCCGACGGTGTGCTGCGCGGCCAGTTCGACGCGCTGCTGCCCGCCGGCGGTCCGCCCACCGACGAACGCTGGTTCACCCGGCTCCACGCCGACGACGAGCTCGACGTCTGGCTGATCAGCTGGGTGGCCGGCCACACCACCGAACTGCACGACCACGGCGGATCGCTGGGTGCGCTGACCGTGCTCTCCGGCGCGCTGCACGAATACCGTTGGGACGGTGAGCGATTGCGTCGTCGCCGTCTCGACGCCGGAGACCA
Coding sequences within:
- a CDS encoding cysteine dioxygenase, with product MPYSGAAPSLATFPSIAPAVSAPTRLRLPDLMHATDRYADGVLRGQFDALLPAGGPPTDERWFTRLHADDELDVWLISWVAGHTTELHDHGGSLGALTVLSGALHEYRWDGERLRRRRLDAGDQAAFPLGWVHDVVGAPAVAAPASATLSVHAYSPPLTAMSYYEVTKRNTLRRNRTELTDAPEGS